The DNA segment CGCCTCGGCCAGTTGGGCGACGAACGTCAGTCCGAGGCCGATGCCGTCGGCCGCGGTCGTGTAGCCCGCGTCGAAGACGGTCGCTCGCTCAGCCTCGGGGATGCCCGGTCCGTCGTCCTCGACGTAGAACCCTCCCGGCACGGCGTCCGGCGACACGTCGCCGGACGCCGTGCCGAGCGCGCCGACGCGGACGGTCGTGCGCCTGCCGTCGGCGTCGGGCGCGTTTCCAGCGGCGCCGTGTTCGACCGAGTTCGAAAAGAGGTTCTCCAGCAGGTTCCGGAGGTGGTGCGGTTCGACGTTCACCACGAGGTCCGTCTCGATTTCGAGGTCGGCGTCGTCGGTCCCGACGTTCGCCCACACGTCGGCGGCGAGGTCCGCCAGATCGACCGGTTCGGGTTCGACCACCGAGTCGCCGCCGCGGGTCATCACCAGCAGGACGTCGATCATCTCCTCGATGCGGTCGAGTGCGGTTTCGACCTCCCCGGCCGCGTTCTCGTCGCCGGTCCTGGCGGTCTGGAGGTATATCTGGGCGATAGAGAGCGGATTGCGGAGTTCGTGGGCGAGCATGCTCGCGAACGATTCGAGGCGCTCGTTCTGGCGCTTCAGTTCCTCCTCGCGGCGCTTGCGCTCGGTCACGTCCCGGAAGTACACCGACAACCCCGTCTCGGAGGGGTAGACGTGGACCTCGAATCAGGATTCGAGCGGCGCGTAGTACTCCTCGTAGGTGACCGGTTCGAGGGTTTCGCGGGCCCGCTCGCCGGCCCGGTGGCCCTCCGAACCCTCCGCCTCGGGGAAGACGTCCCAGATGGTCCGACCCAGCAGGTCGGCCTCCGTGCGGTCGAGCAGTCGCTCGGCGCGCTCGTTGACGTAGGTGAATCGCCACTCGTCGTCGAGCGCGTAGACGGCGTCGTCGACCCGCTGGAACACGCCTTCCAGTTCGTCTTTGAGTTCGTCGCGCTCGCGCTGTAGCTGGCGGGCCTGCTCTTCGAGTCGGGTCACGTCGGAAACCGTGGCGACGACGGCGGACGCGTCGTCGCCGCCGTCGCCGAGCGGCGCGGCGTTGACCGAGACCCACCGGGTCCGGCCGTCGGGCGTCTCGATTCGGAGCTTTCGGTCGTACACTGGTCGGCCGGATTCGAGCGCCTCGACGACCGGGTTGGACTCCCGCGGGAGCGGTTCGCCGTCGGGGTCGAGGAGTTCGCGCTCGCCGACGACGTACCCCTCGCGCTCGTCCTCGGTCAGGCCGAGCATCTCGACGCTCCGCTCGTTGGCCATCGTCAACCGGCCGTCGGCGTCGAAGACGGCGATGCCGGTCGGACTCGTCTCGAGTATCCTGTCGGTGAGTTCCTTCTCGCGGGCGAGCGCGGCCTCGGTCTGGCGGCGGACCACCAGGTCGCCGAGTTCGGCGCCGACGCCCTCGACGAGCGCGACGAGTCGGTCGTCGGTTTCCCGGGCGTCGGTCATGGCGAACAGCAGGACCGCGACCACCTCGTCGTCGGTCGTCACCGGCACGCCGAGCGCCGCCCGGATGCCGTACTCGCTGGCCTCGTTCACCCGGGTCGAGTGCGACTTCGGGGCGTTCGCGGCGTCGAACATCCACTCCGTCTCGCCCGACGCCCACGTCCGGCCCGGCAGTCCCTGGCCGCGCTCGAAGCGGTAGTCCCGCGAGAGCGCCGCGAACGTCCGGAGGTCGTCGGTGGCGGCGTAGTCGGCCGACGCCCGTTGGAGTTCGTCGCCGTCGGGCATCCAGGCCTCGCCGTACTGCCAGTCGGTCGCCTCGCACACGTGTTCGAGGGCGGCCCGCAGGCCGTCCTCGAACGTCTCGGCCGCCGCAATGGCGCGGGTGGTCGAGTACAGTAGGGTGCGCTCGGCCTCGACGTACTTCGCCTCGGTCATGTCGCGGGTCACCTTCGCGTACCCTTCGAGAGCGCCGTCGGCGTCGCGGACGGGCGAGAGGGTCACGTCGGCCCAGAATCGCGACCCGTCGGCCCGCACGCGCCACCCCTCGTCCTCGACGGTTCCTTCGACGGCTCCCCGGAGGTTACGGTCGGGGACGCCGGCTTCGCGGTCCTCGTCGGTATAGAACGTCGAGACGTGCTCGCCGAGTATCTCCTCGGGTTCGTAGCCCTTGATGGCCTGCGCGCCCTCGTTCCAGCTGGCGACGCGTCCCTCCGTGTCGAGCATGAAGATGGCGTAGTCGTCGACCGCCTCCACCAGCGACCGGAACTGCTGGTCGCGCTCGGTGGGCGACTCCGGGTGGTCGTCCGCGGACCGGGCGTCGAGCGACTCGGGGTCGGCCTCGGCGTCCCGGGGCCGCCACCACACTCGCTCGGACTCGCCGACCGCCTTGGCGTCGAGTTCGCCGCGCTCGACCAGTACTTCTAGTCGCCGACGAGTCTCGGAGGATGAGCGACCGAGCGCGTCGGCGACTTCGCCGGCCGTCAGCGGAACG comes from the Halorussus vallis genome and includes:
- a CDS encoding sensor histidine kinase, whose product is MYFRDVTERKRREEELKRQNERLESFASMLAHELRNPLSIAQIYLQTARTGDENAAGEVETALDRIEEMIDVLLVMTRGGDSVVEPEPVDLADLAADVWANVGTDDADLEIETDLVVNVEPHHLRNLLENLFSNSVEHGAAGNAPDADGRRTTVRVGALGTASGDVSPDAVPGGFYVEDDGPGIPEAERATVFDAGYTTAADGIGLGLTFVAQLAEAYGWERTVTESETGGARFEFRTNVETAE
- a CDS encoding PAS domain S-box protein, whose translation is MDSTGPSGERLRETLAVFEESPSPGVPLTAGEVADALGRSSSETRRRLEVLVERGELDAKAVGESERVWWRPRDAEADPESLDARSADDHPESPTERDQQFRSLVEAVDDYAIFMLDTEGRVASWNEGAQAIKGYEPEEILGEHVSTFYTDEDREAGVPDRNLRGAVEGTVEDEGWRVRADGSRFWADVTLSPVRDADGALEGYAKVTRDMTEAKYVEAERTLLYSTTRAIAAAETFEDGLRAALEHVCEATDWQYGEAWMPDGDELQRASADYAATDDLRTFAALSRDYRFERGQGLPGRTWASGETEWMFDAANAPKSHSTRVNEASEYGIRAALGVPVTTDDEVVAVLLFAMTDARETDDRLVALVEGVGAELGDLVVRRQTEAALAREKELTDRILETSPTGIAVFDADGRLTMANERSVEMLGLTEDEREGYVVGERELLDPDGEPLPRESNPVVEALESGRPVYDRKLRIETPDGRTRWVSVNAAPLGDGGDDASAVVATVSDVTRLEEQARQLQRERDELKDELEGVFQRVDDAVYALDDEWRFTYVNERAERLLDRTEADLLGRTIWDVFPEAEGSEGHRAGERARETLEPVTYEEYYAPLES